One Endozoicomonas gorgoniicola DNA window includes the following coding sequences:
- a CDS encoding undecaprenyl-diphosphate phosphatase, which yields MDFLQIIVLALIQGITEFLPVSSSGHLILPAQLLGWSDQGLAFDVAVHIGTLAAVIGYFRNDILKIAIDWLGSLVGRGSTFNSRLGWYLIFATIPAVAFGFALKAIGLDEAMRTIGVIAGTTLIFGALLGWADLKGKRIQPLEKLTFRQAMIIGFAQAIALIPGTSRSGITMTAGLMLGLTREAAARFSFLLSIPVILGAGSLLTLDLVKDAAPVDWSVLLSGAVVAAVSAWVCIHYFLAFINRIGLMPFVIYRFCLGAVLLWVMLG from the coding sequence ATGGATTTTTTGCAGATTATTGTTCTTGCGCTGATACAGGGTATTACCGAGTTTCTGCCGGTTTCCAGCTCGGGGCATCTTATTCTTCCGGCACAGTTGTTGGGCTGGAGTGACCAGGGGCTGGCGTTTGATGTGGCGGTACATATCGGTACGCTGGCTGCTGTCATTGGATATTTCCGCAACGATATCCTCAAAATAGCCATCGACTGGCTGGGTTCACTGGTGGGCAGAGGTTCAACCTTTAACAGCCGTCTGGGGTGGTACCTGATTTTTGCCACCATTCCCGCTGTGGCATTTGGCTTTGCCCTGAAAGCCATTGGGCTTGATGAAGCCATGCGGACAATTGGTGTCATTGCCGGAACCACTCTGATTTTTGGTGCGCTACTTGGCTGGGCAGACCTTAAAGGCAAGCGTATTCAACCTCTGGAAAAGCTGACATTCAGGCAGGCTATGATCATAGGCTTTGCTCAGGCCATTGCCCTGATTCCTGGGACTTCCCGTTCCGGTATCACCATGACCGCCGGTTTAATGCTGGGATTGACCAGAGAAGCTGCTGCCCGCTTTTCTTTTCTGTTATCCATTCCGGTCATCCTTGGGGCAGGCTCTCTGCTCACTCTGGATCTGGTTAAGGATGCTGCTCCGGTTGACTGGTCAGTACTGTTGAGTGGTGCAGTGGTTGCGGCTGTCAGCGCCTGGGTCTGTATTCATTACTTTCTGGCATTTATTAACCGTATCGGGCTGATGCCGTTTGTTATTTACCGGTTCTGTCTTGGTGCTGTCCTGCTTTGGGTGATGCTGGGCTGA
- a CDS encoding endonuclease/exonuclease/phosphatase family protein: MKAHIAFILAILIYHTSAYAEYYLYFMNNTYGEITLRNTCDHRLDSPYCRALNTGKLDAFKRVESHSINYDSGIDEGEDYTLKSFFSIPGSENTADNNYFSTTFHGDFWGSHITEVSVYVDGIQHVLLNKSSDNKSSGNKSSGNKSSGNKSSGNKSSGNKSSGNEVLPDEVGSVAIRHSDGNTYTFYVNAQKDMASIQTIDHLFYAIDKKPTLLSSESDNELTVITYNIKAFPDYIGLVLDLNKVDSRVRYLSQADALRKADVLVFQEAWDSYSRDTLKKKLHDIYPHSYDPIPESYHLRPLGSGLLALSRYPITNTTFVNYQDYQDLQGDDDYSNKGAAYFKIDKNGKAYNLITTHAQAGGGNNSIAARREEFRIIKREIIDSKALAIPNHEPLLVLGDFNTDFYDKKQFGHLQSILNLNSENVLNNLFKTPKFSADSDLNLMIAPEDRSHSILDMVLPVKDFLQPVSSLSQITPLRALDDNRMYQRSYNAKLYHYGNVELSDHFMVQAKFTFAE, from the coding sequence ATGAAAGCTCACATCGCCTTCATCCTGGCAATACTTATCTATCACACCTCAGCTTACGCTGAATATTATTTATACTTCATGAATAATACTTATGGCGAGATAACCCTGCGCAACACCTGTGACCATCGATTAGACAGCCCGTACTGTAGAGCTCTCAACACTGGCAAGCTCGATGCCTTCAAGCGGGTTGAGAGCCATTCAATAAACTATGACTCTGGAATTGACGAAGGTGAGGACTACACCCTGAAAAGCTTCTTTTCAATACCAGGTAGCGAAAATACAGCGGACAATAATTATTTCTCCACGACATTCCATGGTGATTTCTGGGGTAGCCATATCACCGAAGTCAGCGTTTATGTTGATGGAATCCAGCACGTACTGCTTAACAAGAGTTCAGATAACAAGAGTTCAGGTAACAAGAGTTCAGGTAACAAGAGTTCAGGTAACAAGAGTTCAGGTAACAAGAGTTCAGGTAACAAGAGTTCAGGTAATGAGGTTTTACCCGATGAAGTTGGTTCTGTAGCGATTCGTCATTCTGATGGAAACACCTACACTTTTTACGTTAACGCTCAGAAAGATATGGCTTCGATACAGACAATCGACCACCTGTTTTACGCCATTGATAAAAAGCCCACGCTCCTGTCATCGGAAAGTGATAATGAACTGACTGTGATCACCTACAACATTAAAGCTTTTCCAGACTATATTGGCCTGGTCCTGGACTTGAATAAAGTGGATTCAAGAGTCCGTTACCTGTCTCAGGCAGACGCTTTGAGAAAGGCCGATGTTCTGGTGTTTCAGGAGGCCTGGGATAGCTATAGCCGCGATACACTGAAAAAAAAGCTTCATGATATATATCCTCACAGCTACGATCCAATACCAGAAAGCTACCATCTAAGGCCTTTAGGCAGTGGCTTGCTGGCTTTAAGCCGATACCCAATCACAAACACCACCTTTGTTAATTACCAGGATTACCAGGACCTGCAAGGTGATGATGATTATTCCAACAAAGGCGCAGCGTACTTTAAAATAGATAAAAATGGTAAAGCTTATAATCTTATTACCACGCATGCACAGGCAGGCGGTGGTAATAACTCTATAGCCGCCAGACGAGAAGAGTTCAGAATAATCAAGAGGGAAATCATAGACAGTAAGGCACTGGCTATACCCAATCATGAACCCTTATTAGTTCTTGGTGATTTCAACACCGACTTTTACGATAAAAAGCAGTTTGGCCACCTGCAATCAATTCTTAACCTGAACTCAGAAAACGTGTTGAACAACCTGTTCAAGACACCAAAATTCAGCGCCGACTCAGACTTGAACCTGATGATAGCCCCCGAAGACCGCTCACATTCAATACTCGATATGGTATTGCCTGTGAAAGACTTCTTACAACCAGTAAGCAGCCTCTCTCAAATAACCCCGCTCAGGGCATTAGACGACAATCGTATGTATCAACGATCCTATAATGCGAAGCTCTATCATTACGGAAATGTTGAGTTATCTGATCATTTTATGGTTCAGGCGAAATTTACTTTCGCTGAATAA
- the dapE gene encoding succinyl-diaminopimelate desuccinylase: MTSETLKLAMDLISRASVTPEDKGCQELMISRLEPLGFKVERLRFGEVDNIWLRKGDTGPVLAFAGHTDVVPTGSEDKWGNPPFSPIIDDEGMLHGRGAADMKGSLAAMVTACEAFLQESPDHEGSIAFLITSDEEGPAKHGTVKVIEHLEARHEKIDWCIVGEPSSTSLVGDVIKNGRRGSMHGHLVIKGIQGHVAYPHLARNPVHEVALALSELTGEVWDNGNEYFPPTSFQIWHIQAGEGASNVIPGKCEVNFNFRFSPEVTAEQLQQRVLTILDAHKLSYDIEWHISGQPFLTQPGALVNATREAIRAITGRATELSTSGGTSDGRFIAPTGTQVVELGPVNATIHKVNECVKASDLDDLSQIYQGILTHLLTDKH, encoded by the coding sequence ATGACTTCTGAAACCCTGAAACTCGCCATGGATTTGATCAGCCGTGCTTCCGTCACACCGGAAGATAAAGGCTGTCAGGAACTGATGATCAGCCGGCTGGAACCTTTAGGGTTCAAAGTAGAGCGATTACGCTTTGGCGAGGTGGATAATATCTGGCTGCGCAAAGGCGACACTGGCCCTGTACTCGCCTTTGCCGGCCATACCGATGTGGTTCCCACAGGTTCTGAAGACAAATGGGGCAATCCACCCTTTTCCCCCATCATTGACGACGAAGGCATGCTGCACGGTCGTGGTGCTGCCGATATGAAAGGCAGCCTTGCCGCTATGGTCACTGCCTGTGAAGCATTTCTTCAGGAATCTCCCGACCACGAAGGTTCCATCGCTTTTCTGATCACCAGCGACGAAGAAGGGCCAGCGAAACACGGCACCGTCAAGGTAATTGAGCATCTGGAAGCCCGTCACGAAAAAATTGACTGGTGTATCGTTGGGGAACCTTCCAGTACCAGTCTGGTTGGTGATGTAATTAAAAACGGTCGTCGCGGCTCCATGCACGGTCATCTGGTGATCAAGGGTATTCAGGGACACGTGGCTTATCCGCACCTGGCCAGAAATCCGGTACATGAAGTAGCATTGGCACTGTCTGAGCTGACTGGCGAAGTCTGGGACAATGGCAACGAGTACTTTCCGCCCACCAGTTTCCAGATCTGGCATATTCAGGCGGGTGAAGGTGCCAGCAATGTTATTCCGGGCAAATGCGAGGTAAACTTCAACTTCCGCTTTTCCCCGGAAGTCACTGCCGAACAGCTGCAACAACGCGTTCTGACCATTCTGGACGCCCACAAACTGAGCTATGACATTGAATGGCATATCAGTGGACAACCGTTCCTGACCCAACCCGGCGCCCTGGTTAATGCCACCCGTGAAGCTATCAGGGCGATTACCGGCAGGGCTACCGAGCTGTCGACTTCCGGCGGAACATCCGATGGTCGATTTATTGCGCCAACAGGTACTCAGGTCGTTGAGCTGGGACCTGTGAACGCCACCATTCACAAAGTCAATGAGTGTGTTAAAGCGTCTGACCTTGATGATCTGAGCCAGATTTATCAGGGCATTCTGACCCACTTGCTGACCGATAAGCATTAA
- the nth gene encoding endonuclease III has protein sequence MNKQKRTEIFTRLRDQNPNPTTELNYSSPFELLIAVILSAQATDVGVNKATDRLYPVANTPQAILDLGLEGLKSYVKTIGLYNAKAENIIKTCEMLLTLHNGEVPDNREALEALPGVGRKTANVVLNTAFGQPTMAVDTHIFRVSNRTGIAPGKNVLEVEKRLLRLVPKEFLVDAHHWLILHGRYVCKARKPQCGSCIIEDLCEFSPSKKNVKKKK, from the coding sequence ATGAATAAACAAAAGCGTACCGAAATTTTTACCCGTTTAAGGGATCAGAACCCAAACCCGACCACTGAGTTAAACTACAGCTCACCGTTTGAGTTGCTGATTGCCGTCATCCTGTCGGCACAGGCCACCGATGTTGGCGTCAACAAAGCCACCGACAGGCTCTACCCGGTGGCGAATACGCCGCAGGCGATTCTGGATCTTGGGCTGGAGGGATTGAAAAGCTATGTAAAAACCATTGGCCTGTATAACGCCAAAGCTGAAAACATTATCAAGACCTGTGAGATGCTGCTGACACTGCACAATGGTGAAGTTCCCGATAACCGCGAAGCCCTGGAAGCACTGCCCGGCGTTGGCAGAAAAACCGCCAACGTCGTCCTCAACACCGCATTCGGACAACCGACCATGGCGGTCGATACCCATATTTTCCGGGTCTCCAACCGCACCGGCATTGCTCCCGGAAAAAATGTGCTGGAGGTTGAAAAGCGACTGCTGAGGCTGGTGCCAAAAGAGTTTCTGGTGGACGCCCACCACTGGCTGATCCTTCACGGTCGTTATGTCTGCAAAGCCCGAAAGCCCCAATGTGGCAGCTGTATTATTGAAGACCTCTGCGAATTCTCTCCATCAAAAAAAAATGTAAAGAAAAAGAAGTAA
- a CDS encoding ETS domain-containing protein, giving the protein MLMTWVFYQKPSRMDQSDQETLLFPEYEQTAVTQPTDMTTQHPPGHAYCYSGESDSTCPAGHCPLVSLCLRHPCHHDDGDDNDPTSDHTYNPTEYCPKCGTTPCQKAYPDNWGTLLDFDYEWLFKEEEEEIIDVVSIQALSTSADLSVSTHFELESLFCTEEESGSTESMDILPDCESFINFESNPVESAYASGETSSSEEPCDSEDTSISEDASDSEDTSDSEDTSDSEDASDSEDTSDSEDASDSEDTRDDDNYRPRLLLLPFLWHLVDSGEHPDIIEWCNKDTGLFRILSTPGLVRLWNINKGYKGNKVSYDNLSRAMRNLQRCSKGLVPLKEPKMCHFQFDLKHPKVSNLQSQSRQASHQD; this is encoded by the coding sequence ATGTTGATGACTTGGGTGTTTTACCAGAAGCCATCCCGAATGGATCAGTCGGATCAGGAAACCCTGTTGTTTCCCGAATATGAGCAGACCGCTGTCACCCAGCCTACTGACATGACCACTCAGCACCCGCCAGGCCACGCCTATTGCTATTCCGGCGAATCAGACTCAACCTGCCCTGCCGGCCATTGCCCACTGGTATCTCTGTGCCTCAGACACCCCTGTCATCACGATGACGGTGACGATAATGACCCGACCTCTGACCACACCTATAATCCGACAGAATATTGCCCCAAATGCGGTACGACGCCTTGCCAGAAAGCCTACCCCGACAACTGGGGTACCTTGCTTGATTTTGATTATGAATGGTTGTTCAAAGAAGAGGAGGAGGAGATTATTGATGTAGTGTCCATTCAGGCGCTTTCCACATCTGCTGATCTTAGTGTATCCACGCATTTTGAGCTTGAGTCACTGTTTTGCACAGAGGAAGAGTCTGGCAGTACTGAGTCCATGGACATACTTCCTGACTGTGAGTCATTCATAAATTTTGAAAGTAACCCTGTTGAATCAGCTTACGCCAGTGGAGAAACCAGCAGCAGTGAGGAACCCTGCGACAGTGAAGATACCAGCATCAGTGAAGATGCCAGCGACAGTGAAGATACCAGCGACAGTGAAGATACCAGCGACAGTGAAGATGCCAGCGACAGTGAAGATACCAGCGACAGTGAAGATGCCAGCGACAGTGAAGATACCCGGGACGATGATAACTATCGCCCCAGATTGCTTTTGCTCCCTTTTTTATGGCACCTCGTTGATAGCGGTGAACATCCGGATATTATTGAATGGTGCAATAAAGATACAGGGCTGTTCCGTATTCTCAGCACTCCCGGGTTGGTCAGGCTATGGAATATTAATAAAGGGTACAAGGGAAACAAGGTATCTTATGACAATCTGTCCAGAGCAATGCGCAATCTGCAGAGATGTAGTAAAGGACTTGTCCCCCTGAAAGAGCCGAAAATGTGTCATTTCCAGTTTGACTTGAAGCATCCGAAGGTTTCAAACCTACAGTCCCAGTCCCGCCAGGCATCACATCAAGACTAA
- the plsB gene encoding glycerol-3-phosphate 1-O-acyltransferase PlsB gives MTTFYPTKFICFAGYSHSMHKPITLSRYVFHSLRKLLALVTRPTVQNNSAEALGLQPDKPVCYVLRNRSLSDLLMLENVCRKAGLPRPYAYIDADAREGDRAHFFLTRQEGLILQRERPKHSNTLENLLKRVEEQEGSDVQLVPVSVFWGRAPDKEHSALKLLFDWNFSLGGRFRKFIAILLHGRHSMVHFNPAMSLREIVDEGQDHPRTLRKVGRILRVHFRQLRESVIGPDLSHRRNLVNTLIHTPQIRQAIEAEAAAHDITLVEAEQKARSYANEIASDYSYPVLRFLDIVLTWFWNKQYDGVSINNVEQIRDLAQTHSIVYVPCHRSHIDYLLLSYVLYYEGLTPPHVAAGINLNMPVVGTILRKGGVFFMRRTFRGNPLYSNVFHEYMHTLSTRGFPIEYFVEGGRSRTGRTLNPKTGMLSISMRSYVRDSRKPVTFVPVYIGYEKLLEVKTYLGELRGKSKKKESPLDVFSTLAALKDQFGKAWLNFGEPIDLGTLLDKQVPDWEDHTSVNEKPAWLKDATNQLAFNIASGINSAAVLNPINLVAMALLSSPRHALGEQELVLLLDTYCRIMSQCPYSSQTVMTDLDGHAMLRYAEKLNVVTKISDSLGDVYSLDEKTAVAMTYYRNNVLHMFAVPSLLCCLFVNNDCLTLREIYRVCTILYPYLKAELFLHWSEQGFMRVVRKWLNTLVDEGLITVDSDRVYYQPEQSSSKYVMLTVLSRAISQTIERFYMVISLLISNGTGSIEQETLENQSRDLAQRLSIIHGLNAPEFFDKALFKGFIGQLRLNGVLDICQTNKLNFGEDVVMVAEEAFKVLTSEVRHSILQTTKSQPVPVLEPDQQ, from the coding sequence TTGACCACCTTTTACCCGACCAAATTCATCTGTTTTGCAGGCTATAGCCATTCCATGCATAAACCCATTACACTCAGCCGCTATGTTTTTCACAGTTTGCGTAAACTGCTCGCACTGGTGACAAGGCCTACGGTTCAAAACAATAGCGCTGAAGCCCTTGGCCTTCAGCCTGACAAGCCGGTTTGTTACGTTCTGCGCAACCGTTCCCTGTCTGACTTGCTGATGCTTGAGAACGTCTGCCGGAAAGCCGGTCTGCCTCGCCCTTACGCTTACATTGATGCCGATGCCCGGGAGGGCGACCGGGCTCACTTCTTTCTGACCCGGCAGGAAGGCCTTATTTTACAACGGGAACGCCCAAAGCACTCCAACACTCTGGAAAACCTGCTGAAGCGGGTAGAAGAACAGGAAGGCAGTGACGTTCAGCTGGTTCCCGTCAGCGTGTTCTGGGGGAGAGCCCCGGACAAAGAACATTCAGCCCTAAAACTTCTCTTCGACTGGAATTTCAGCCTGGGTGGCCGGTTTCGCAAGTTTATTGCCATCCTGCTGCATGGTCGCCACTCCATGGTGCATTTCAATCCAGCCATGTCTCTGCGCGAGATTGTTGATGAAGGTCAGGATCACCCGCGAACCCTGCGCAAAGTTGGTCGGATACTAAGAGTACATTTTCGCCAGCTGCGCGAGTCGGTAATAGGCCCCGACCTGTCCCACCGTCGCAATCTGGTCAATACCCTGATCCATACGCCACAGATTCGTCAAGCTATTGAAGCCGAAGCCGCAGCCCACGACATCACACTGGTAGAGGCAGAGCAGAAAGCCCGCTCCTATGCCAACGAAATCGCGTCGGACTATTCTTACCCGGTGCTGCGCTTTCTGGATATCGTGCTGACCTGGTTCTGGAACAAACAATACGACGGCGTTTCTATTAACAATGTCGAACAAATCCGCGACCTGGCCCAGACCCACAGCATTGTGTATGTTCCCTGTCATCGCAGCCATATCGACTACCTGCTGCTGTCGTATGTTTTGTACTATGAAGGTCTGACACCTCCACATGTTGCCGCAGGCATCAACCTGAATATGCCGGTGGTCGGCACTATTTTGCGCAAAGGCGGTGTCTTCTTTATGCGCCGGACCTTCCGTGGCAATCCGCTATACAGCAATGTGTTCCATGAATACATGCACACTCTGTCGACCAGAGGCTTCCCGATTGAATACTTCGTGGAAGGTGGCCGTTCCCGCACCGGGCGAACCCTGAATCCGAAAACCGGTATGCTGTCGATCAGTATGCGCAGCTATGTTCGTGACAGCCGCAAGCCAGTAACCTTTGTACCGGTGTATATCGGTTACGAAAAACTGCTGGAAGTGAAAACCTATCTTGGAGAGTTGCGTGGCAAGTCCAAGAAAAAAGAATCCCCTCTGGACGTTTTCAGTACCCTTGCCGCGCTCAAGGATCAGTTCGGTAAAGCCTGGCTGAACTTTGGCGAACCCATTGACCTGGGAACCCTGCTGGACAAGCAGGTGCCGGACTGGGAAGACCACACTTCTGTCAACGAAAAACCAGCCTGGCTGAAAGACGCCACCAATCAGCTGGCTTTTAATATCGCCAGTGGTATCAACTCCGCAGCCGTTCTGAACCCAATCAACCTGGTGGCGATGGCATTGCTGTCCTCCCCCCGGCATGCGCTGGGCGAGCAGGAACTGGTTCTGCTGCTGGATACTTACTGCCGAATCATGAGCCAGTGTCCATACAGTTCACAAACCGTAATGACCGACCTCGACGGTCATGCCATGCTGCGTTATGCGGAAAAGCTGAATGTTGTCACCAAAATCAGCGACTCTCTGGGTGATGTGTACAGTCTGGACGAAAAAACCGCTGTCGCCATGACCTATTATCGCAACAACGTATTGCATATGTTCGCCGTGCCATCGTTGCTGTGCTGCCTGTTTGTCAACAACGACTGTCTGACTCTGCGTGAAATTTACCGCGTCTGTACGATTCTGTACCCCTACCTGAAAGCGGAATTGTTCCTGCACTGGAGTGAGCAGGGCTTTATGCGAGTCGTGCGCAAGTGGTTAAACACTCTGGTGGACGAAGGGCTGATTACCGTTGACAGTGACAGGGTCTACTACCAGCCAGAACAGAGTTCATCCAAATATGTGATGCTGACGGTTCTGTCCCGTGCTATTTCCCAGACCATTGAGCGTTTCTACATGGTCATCAGTTTGCTGATCAGTAATGGCACTGGCTCCATTGAGCAGGAGACTCTGGAAAACCAGAGCCGTGACCTGGCTCAGCGCCTGTCCATCATTCACGGCCTGAATGCTCCGGAATTCTTTGATAAAGCCCTGTTCAAAGGCTTTATCGGGCAGCTACGCCTGAACGGTGTACTGGACATCTGTCAGACCAACAAGCTGAACTTTGGCGAAGACGTTGTGATGGTGGCTGAAGAAGCCTTCAAGGTGCTGACCAGCGAAGTACGCCACAGTATTCTGCAAACCACGAAAAGTCAGCCGGTGCCTGTTTTGGAACCGGATCAGCAGTGA
- a CDS encoding class I SAM-dependent methyltransferase translates to MSFSLYIDCSGLVEGLEKYHCLKKLHDKVPCSEWVTDTRSLPKGSLILGFEEDVLCLRRAGDKEKPVFVDFVGGKAGHRRKFGGGKGQDIAKAVGLNKGVTPHVLDGTGGLGRDAFVLATLGCSVTLIERSPVIAALLQDGIDRARLAPEVAAIANRMKLINEDSRQAMQTMVAEGQQFDVVYLDPMFPHREKSALVKKEMRIFQDLLSGDPDADELLAPAEALAAYRVVVKRPKHAPDLSGKEPTYRLEGKACRYDIYAFKAFGKDK, encoded by the coding sequence ATGTCCTTTTCTCTTTATATTGATTGTTCCGGTCTGGTTGAAGGGCTGGAAAAATATCATTGCCTTAAAAAGCTGCATGATAAAGTACCATGCTCTGAATGGGTGACTGATACCAGAAGCTTGCCTAAAGGCTCATTAATCCTGGGCTTTGAGGAGGATGTACTCTGTCTGCGTCGTGCGGGTGATAAGGAAAAACCGGTATTTGTTGACTTTGTTGGTGGTAAGGCAGGGCATCGCCGCAAGTTTGGTGGTGGTAAAGGGCAGGATATTGCCAAAGCAGTCGGTTTGAATAAAGGCGTAACCCCTCATGTGCTTGATGGTACAGGAGGGCTGGGGCGTGATGCGTTTGTGCTGGCCACTCTGGGTTGTTCAGTGACTCTGATTGAACGTTCGCCGGTGATTGCGGCTCTGCTACAGGACGGTATTGATCGAGCAAGACTGGCCCCGGAGGTGGCCGCTATTGCCAACCGTATGAAACTGATAAACGAAGACAGTCGTCAGGCTATGCAGACCATGGTTGCCGAAGGTCAACAGTTTGATGTCGTTTATCTTGACCCGATGTTTCCCCACCGGGAAAAGTCGGCACTGGTGAAAAAAGAGATGCGCATTTTTCAGGATTTGCTGAGCGGTGACCCTGATGCCGATGAGCTGCTGGCACCGGCAGAAGCTCTGGCAGCATACCGGGTGGTGGTTAAACGCCCGAAGCATGCGCCAGACCTTTCTGGCAAAGAACCAACGTATCGTCTGGAAGGCAAAGCCTGCCGTTATGATATTTATGCCTTCAAAGCATTTGGTAAAGATAAATAA
- the waaA gene encoding lipid IV(A) 3-deoxy-D-manno-octulosonic acid transferase: protein MNRFIYSALLYLATPLVMLRLFLRARKAPAYRQRWRERFGFFPGLPEDKPTIWVHSVSVGETIASAPLVRELLERYSQHRILITTMTPTGSDRVKALYGDLLGHRVEHVYCPYDLPDVQNRFLNRVKPELALIIDTELWPNTIAACHKRNIPLIIVNARLSERSARGYARLKGLVRNMLKQITTVACQNKDDGDRFIRLGLPPQKLTITGSVKFDLSVSPELTEHGRHLKNRWEEGLGYDPIVITAASTHEGEDQQILEAFSSLRKQHDNLLLVLVPRHPERFTSVYELIKSNQYNVVRHSEKQPLRPSTQVVLGDTMGEVMTFLAASDIAFIGGSLIEHGGHNMLEPAVLGLPVLSGRHVFNFQDISDSLIRAGGMQLVDSPKQLAEAIARLITDKPHYKEMSQNAARFVASNRGALEKTLSLINHQLPVSDVSDHID, encoded by the coding sequence ATGAATCGCTTTATCTACTCTGCACTTCTCTATCTGGCGACGCCTCTGGTCATGCTGAGGCTCTTTCTTCGTGCCCGAAAAGCCCCGGCGTACCGTCAGCGATGGAGAGAACGGTTTGGTTTTTTTCCCGGTTTGCCAGAAGATAAACCGACTATCTGGGTACATTCGGTATCGGTTGGTGAGACCATTGCCAGCGCGCCACTGGTCAGGGAACTGCTGGAACGTTATTCACAGCATCGGATTCTGATCACCACCATGACACCTACGGGCTCAGACCGTGTGAAAGCTCTTTACGGCGATCTGCTGGGTCACCGGGTTGAGCATGTCTACTGCCCCTACGACCTGCCCGATGTACAGAATCGGTTTCTGAACAGGGTAAAGCCGGAGCTGGCACTGATTATTGATACCGAGCTATGGCCTAACACCATTGCAGCCTGCCACAAACGCAATATTCCGCTCATCATCGTCAATGCGCGACTGTCAGAACGATCAGCCAGAGGCTACGCCCGCCTGAAAGGACTGGTCAGGAATATGCTCAAACAGATAACCACGGTCGCTTGTCAGAATAAAGACGATGGAGATCGTTTTATTCGTTTGGGCCTGCCACCACAAAAACTGACCATTACCGGCAGTGTCAAGTTTGATCTTTCTGTCAGTCCGGAATTAACGGAGCATGGAAGACACTTAAAAAACCGCTGGGAAGAAGGGTTAGGCTACGATCCCATCGTTATCACGGCAGCCAGTACCCATGAAGGTGAGGATCAACAGATTCTTGAGGCTTTCAGCAGTCTGCGAAAACAACACGACAACTTGCTTCTGGTACTGGTACCCAGGCACCCTGAACGCTTTACTTCCGTTTACGAGCTGATTAAAAGCAATCAGTACAACGTTGTTCGACACAGCGAGAAGCAGCCTTTGAGACCATCCACTCAGGTGGTACTGGGCGATACGATGGGTGAAGTGATGACATTCCTTGCTGCGTCCGACATCGCGTTTATTGGTGGTTCATTGATTGAGCATGGCGGTCACAATATGCTGGAACCGGCAGTGCTGGGGCTCCCGGTTCTGTCGGGCAGACATGTGTTTAATTTTCAGGACATCAGTGACTCCCTGATCAGGGCTGGCGGTATGCAGCTGGTCGACTCTCCAAAACAGTTGGCTGAAGCCATTGCCCGGCTCATTACCGACAAACCGCACTATAAGGAGATGAGCCAGAACGCTGCCCGCTTTGTCGCCTCTAACCGTGGCGCACTGGAAAAAACGTTAAGTCTGATTAATCATCAACTACCTGTCAGTGACGTTTCGGATCACATCGATTAA